One Tolypothrix bouteillei VB521301 DNA window includes the following coding sequences:
- a CDS encoding PAS domain S-box protein, with the protein MQKTSMSDGKDTKKNYLQFFLQSNELLCIASFNGYFQSLNPVWTKTFGWSEQEFKNQPFIDFAHPEDFDTCLNAYSKLVSGAEVIGLESRFLCRNGSYKWLSWNATVSGDERLIYAVARDITACKESEILQQQYIKELEALKFALNIHSLVAITDNQGKITYANEKFCEVSQYSKEELIGQDHRIVNSGYHSQEFFENLWRTISQGNIWKGEIKNKAKNGTYYWVDTLIVPFLNKMGKPYQYVAIRTDITQRKLSELALLERSRLSLLSAEISLALSQSSSLPEILQSCTKTLSQYLDIAFVCIWTFENQTHQIQLQAGVRCTDRICQTLTNSQDFPEHAVLANSIIGLMTKNNQALFNEEVTIKNEESFIEPFLSSFLLAAYPLIIEQQTIGIIALFNQELFTNSTHNLLNWIANNIAVAIDRIWAREELLSRREALLLRLANQIRNSLDLDTIMATAVCEIRSLLQIDRCCFLRYLPNLPQPTLTITHEARNPELITMLGDIPPQKNSFLVNILLNEELLCIDSTNKICLLDCNTQEFFAKFNIKSQLLLPVKCKSGDFGAIVCSHSCEKRTWSHSEISLLQAVTDQLAIAIDHAQLYRESRAATLAAQTHAEKLAETLQKLQETQAQLIQHEKMSSLGQLVAGVAHEINNPVSFIHGNITHASEYIQDLLELLKLYHQHYPYPAPEIQSFCKEIEIEFLADDLGKILSSMKIGTNRIREIVLSLRNFSRLDEAAKKPVDIHEGIENTLLILQHRLQSSKCCISIVKQYGDLPLVDCYPGQLNQVFMNILTNAIDALEEGLGRAEFPLESGDNRDSELRVPTIYISTAVGSNNFALIQIVDNGFGMTEDTRKRLFDPFFTTKPVGKGTGLGLSISYQIIVEKHGGSLKCISEPGKGTEFLIQIPISSN; encoded by the coding sequence ATGCAAAAAACTAGTATGAGTGATGGTAAAGATACAAAGAAGAACTACTTGCAATTCTTCTTACAATCTAACGAGTTACTATGTATTGCTAGTTTTAATGGGTATTTCCAGTCCTTAAATCCAGTTTGGACAAAAACTTTTGGTTGGTCAGAACAGGAATTCAAAAATCAACCGTTTATTGATTTTGCTCATCCAGAAGACTTTGATACTTGTCTTAATGCTTATTCTAAACTTGTGTCGGGAGCGGAAGTCATTGGTTTAGAAAGTCGTTTTTTGTGTCGGAATGGCTCTTATAAATGGCTGTCATGGAATGCGACTGTATCTGGTGATGAACGATTGATTTATGCAGTTGCTCGGGACATTACTGCTTGCAAAGAAAGTGAAATATTACAACAACAGTATATTAAGGAGTTAGAAGCTTTAAAATTCGCTTTAAATATTCATTCGTTGGTAGCTATTACGGATAACCAGGGCAAAATAACTTACGCAAATGAAAAATTTTGCGAAGTCTCTCAATATTCAAAGGAAGAATTAATAGGACAAGATCACCGTATTGTTAATTCTGGCTATCACTCTCAAGAATTTTTTGAAAATTTATGGAGAACAATTTCTCAGGGAAATATTTGGAAAGGAGAAATTAAAAACAAAGCCAAGAATGGCACTTATTACTGGGTAGATACTCTGATTGTGCCATTTTTAAATAAAATGGGAAAACCCTATCAATATGTGGCAATTCGTACAGATATTACACAGCGGAAACTTTCAGAACTAGCTTTGCTAGAGCGATCGCGTTTATCATTGCTAAGTGCGGAAATTAGCTTAGCCCTCTCACAAAGCAGTTCCCTTCCTGAAATCCTTCAAAGTTGTACAAAAACTTTGTCTCAGTATTTAGATATTGCTTTTGTTTGTATCTGGACTTTTGAGAATCAGACACATCAGATCCAATTACAAGCAGGTGTCCGATGTACGGATAGGATTTGTCAAACGTTAACCAACAGTCAAGATTTTCCAGAGCATGCGGTTTTAGCAAACAGCATCATTGGTTTAATGACAAAAAACAATCAAGCTCTTTTTAATGAAGAAGTTACGATAAAAAATGAAGAAAGTTTTATAGAGCCTTTTTTATCCAGTTTTCTTTTGGCTGCCTATCCGTTAATTATAGAGCAGCAAACTATTGGAATTATTGCTTTGTTTAACCAAGAGTTATTTACAAACTCAACTCATAATTTATTAAATTGGATTGCCAATAATATTGCAGTAGCCATCGATCGCATATGGGCGCGAGAAGAACTTTTGAGCCGCCGGGAAGCTTTATTGCTAAGGCTCGCCAATCAAATACGAAATTCACTAGATCTCGATACAATTATGGCAACAGCTGTTTGTGAAATTCGCAGCTTATTGCAAATCGATCGTTGCTGTTTTCTCCGATATTTGCCAAACTTACCTCAGCCAACATTGACTATTACCCATGAAGCTCGAAATCCCGAATTAATCACTATGTTGGGTGATATTCCACCACAAAAAAATTCTTTTTTAGTCAATATATTGCTGAATGAGGAATTACTTTGTATTGATTCTACCAACAAAATATGCTTGCTAGATTGCAATACCCAAGAATTTTTCGCCAAATTTAACATAAAGTCTCAACTTTTACTACCAGTTAAGTGTAAGTCAGGTGACTTTGGAGCCATTGTTTGCAGTCATAGTTGCGAGAAACGGACTTGGAGTCATAGCGAAATTAGTTTGTTACAAGCTGTGACGGATCAATTAGCAATTGCGATCGATCATGCCCAACTCTACAGGGAAAGCCGTGCAGCTACTTTAGCTGCCCAAACTCATGCAGAAAAACTTGCGGAAACTTTGCAAAAGTTACAGGAAACTCAAGCGCAACTGATTCAACATGAAAAGATGTCTAGCTTGGGACAACTTGTAGCGGGAGTTGCACATGAAATTAATAATCCAGTGAGTTTTATTCACGGCAATATTACCCATGCAAGTGAATATATACAGGATTTGTTAGAGCTATTAAAACTTTATCACCAACATTATCCTTATCCCGCGCCTGAGATTCAATCTTTTTGTAAAGAAATCGAAATAGAATTTCTTGCTGATGACTTAGGCAAAATCCTATCTTCTATGAAAATAGGGACTAATCGTATCCGCGAGATTGTTCTTAGTTTGAGAAATTTTTCCCGTCTTGATGAAGCGGCAAAAAAGCCAGTCGATATTCACGAAGGTATAGAAAATACACTGTTGATTTTACAACACCGATTGCAATCTAGTAAATGCTGTATTTCTATTGTTAAACAATACGGTGATTTACCTTTAGTGGACTGTTATCCAGGTCAATTGAATCAAGTTTTTATGAATATTTTGACTAATGCAATTGATGCTTTAGAAGAGGGATTGGGGAGAGCAGAATTTCCTCTGGAGAGCGGGGATAACCGCGACTCGGAACTTCGAGTCCCCACAATTTACATTAGCACCGCAGTTGGAAGTAACAATTTTGCCCTGATTCAGATTGTTGATAATGGCTTTGGAATGACGGAAGATACCAGAAAACGATTGTTCGATCCCTTTTTTACAACAAAACCTGTAGGTAAGGGAACGGGGCTGGGGTTATCAATCAGTTACCAAATTATTGTAGAAAAGCATGGCGGAAGTTTGAAATGTATATCAGAACCTGGTAAAGGTACAGAGTTTTTGATTCAGATTCCCATTAGCTCGAATTAG
- a CDS encoding FHA domain-containing protein produces the protein MQNLSTSQTTALGFELFHVQTDTPFELPPNLAVIRVGKQNEQIAPDINVTFLPDADIVSRLHLEIQVEENTYYITDIGSSNGTFLNGVKLEPRKRYLLQVGDKINLGQEEKVTFIFQYKQNLIVPSNAPISKPTVLQPEIVHNSQLPQVDRNSKLAGAGLMLIGILLFAANTQIGIFIRIPSVLLLVVGAALVLWRRDYRTIGWVLIGLGVAVMIFTGNLFASFNLLAILFASALFAAGYQLFKTGKVLNYSLQSVRELVKR, from the coding sequence ATGCAAAATTTAAGCACATCCCAAACAACAGCGCTAGGTTTCGAGCTTTTTCACGTTCAAACGGATACACCTTTTGAGTTACCCCCAAATCTTGCTGTCATTCGTGTTGGCAAGCAAAATGAGCAAATTGCACCGGATATTAATGTTACATTCTTACCTGATGCCGATATTGTTTCTCGGTTGCATTTAGAAATTCAAGTAGAAGAAAATACTTATTATATTACCGATATCGGTAGTTCTAACGGTACATTTCTTAATGGAGTGAAGTTAGAACCAAGAAAGCGTTACCTCCTTCAAGTGGGAGACAAAATCAACCTCGGACAGGAAGAAAAAGTTACATTTATATTTCAGTATAAACAAAATCTGATTGTTCCCTCTAATGCTCCCATTAGTAAACCTACAGTGCTCCAACCCGAAATCGTACATAATTCTCAACTCCCTCAAGTCGATCGCAACAGCAAACTTGCAGGTGCGGGTTTGATGCTTATCGGTATTTTATTATTTGCAGCTAACACGCAAATTGGTATTTTCATACGTATTCCATCCGTTTTGCTGCTAGTAGTAGGAGCAGCGCTTGTGTTATGGCGTCGCGATTACCGCACTATAGGATGGGTTTTGATAGGGCTTGGAGTTGCAGTTATGATTTTCACAGGGAATTTATTTGCATCTTTCAATCTTTTAGCTATCCTTTTCGCCTCTGCTTTGTTTGCTGCAGGGTATCAGTTATTTAAAACTGGTAAAGTTTTGAATTATAGTTTGCAGTCTGTTAGGGAATTAGTCAAACGCTAA
- a CDS encoding FAD/NAD(P)-binding protein — protein sequence MYKSILNQSVSPQTIAIIGGGLSGSLVAANLLRNATIPISIKLIERNCEIGKGVAYGTRVDCHLLNVPAGKMSAFPDESDHFLKWLHANGYEQVTASTFVPRTVYGSYIQAILQEAQAKAQAGVEFERIVGEAIYIDTTTYSVRVYLNNGRRLQVQKAVLALGNFPASLPEPIAALGNPNPYVKDAWAEDAIANLSPEDSILLVGTGLTMADAVVALHQQGFKGQIHAVSRHGLMPCHHKPTTPYAAFLNLETAPKTARGLFHLVRQEVKVASDRGQDWRGVIDALRPVTQELWQALPFKEQKRFLRHVKAYWEVHRHRIAEEIAEVLDTAVQSGQLRHYGGRIQTCQEFEKGVNVTIRERGTSADIVLQVSRIVNCTGSNCNYRRLQHPLLSSLQEQRLFRSSTLSIGIDTAANGALIDADGNVSELLYTLGTPRKGNLWETTAVPEIRVQAVSLAQELLKSLDSKLYPAIEVSKLPKPVMLFRQLFDKESSTYTYLIADPETKEAILIDSVLEQVERDLQILRELGLTLRYCLETHIHADHITGSDKLRELTGCLSIVPEKAATIGADSYIADRAILELGSVRIQAIATPGHTDSHMAYLVNGTHLLSGDALFIRGCGRTDFQNGDAGLLYDVVTQKLFALPEETFVYPGHDYQGRTVSTIGEEKSWNPRFAGRSRKQFIELMNNLNLPYPKKMLAAVPANQFCGKISMWDYQI from the coding sequence ATGTATAAGTCTATTTTAAATCAAAGTGTTTCTCCACAAACAATAGCTATTATTGGAGGCGGTTTAAGTGGTTCTCTTGTGGCTGCTAATCTTTTGCGTAATGCAACAATACCGATTTCTATAAAATTAATTGAACGCAATTGTGAAATAGGTAAAGGGGTCGCATATGGTACGCGAGTTGATTGTCATTTGCTGAACGTTCCTGCAGGTAAGATGAGTGCATTTCCAGATGAATCAGATCATTTCTTGAAATGGCTACACGCAAATGGGTACGAACAAGTCACTGCATCGACATTTGTACCGCGTACTGTTTATGGAAGTTATATCCAAGCAATTTTGCAAGAAGCACAGGCAAAGGCTCAAGCTGGGGTCGAGTTTGAAAGGATTGTTGGTGAAGCTATCTATATTGATACAACAACTTATAGCGTTCGAGTGTACTTGAATAATGGCAGGCGTTTGCAGGTACAAAAGGCTGTGCTTGCTTTGGGTAATTTTCCTGCTTCTTTACCCGAACCAATTGCTGCTTTGGGTAACCCCAATCCCTATGTTAAAGATGCTTGGGCTGAAGATGCGATCGCAAATCTCAGCCCAGAAGATTCAATTTTGCTAGTGGGAACTGGGCTGACTATGGCAGATGCAGTTGTTGCGCTGCACCAACAAGGATTTAAAGGACAGATTCACGCAGTCTCCCGCCATGGCTTAATGCCCTGTCATCACAAACCAACAACTCCTTACGCAGCATTTCTCAATTTGGAAACTGCTCCAAAAACTGCAAGAGGGCTGTTCCACTTGGTACGTCAGGAAGTAAAAGTCGCGAGCGATCGAGGACAAGACTGGCGTGGAGTCATTGATGCTCTCCGTCCGGTCACTCAAGAACTCTGGCAAGCACTTCCATTTAAAGAACAGAAAAGGTTTCTCCGCCACGTGAAAGCTTACTGGGAAGTTCACCGCCATCGGATTGCTGAAGAAATTGCAGAAGTTTTAGATACAGCCGTTCAGTCCGGTCAATTACGCCACTACGGAGGTCGGATTCAAACTTGCCAAGAGTTTGAGAAGGGAGTGAATGTAACCATTCGCGAACGGGGAACAAGTGCAGATATTGTTCTACAGGTAAGCAGAATAGTGAACTGTACCGGTTCAAACTGCAACTACCGCAGATTGCAGCATCCGTTGCTTTCGAGCCTTCAAGAACAAAGGCTATTCCGTTCGAGCACCCTGTCTATCGGTATTGATACTGCTGCTAACGGTGCTCTCATTGATGCTGATGGCAATGTTTCCGAACTTTTGTATACGTTAGGAACACCCCGTAAGGGAAATCTTTGGGAAACAACTGCTGTTCCAGAAATTCGAGTTCAGGCAGTTTCTTTAGCTCAGGAGTTACTGAAATCTCTCGATTCCAAACTTTATCCTGCTATTGAAGTAAGCAAGTTGCCGAAACCTGTTATGCTATTTCGCCAATTGTTTGATAAAGAGTCAAGTACTTATACTTACCTCATTGCCGACCCAGAAACGAAAGAAGCTATCCTGATAGATTCCGTGTTGGAACAAGTCGAACGCGACCTTCAAATCTTGCGAGAATTGGGATTGACTTTACGTTACTGTCTGGAGACCCACATTCATGCAGACCACATAACCGGGTCAGATAAATTGAGAGAATTGACGGGTTGTTTGAGTATTGTCCCTGAAAAAGCTGCGACCATCGGTGCAGACAGCTATATTGCAGATAGGGCGATACTGGAATTGGGGAGTGTGAGAATTCAAGCGATCGCAACACCGGGACACACAGATAGTCATATGGCATATCTCGTGAATGGAACTCATTTGTTAAGTGGAGATGCTTTGTTTATCCGAGGTTGCGGTCGTACCGACTTTCAAAACGGTGATGCGGGATTGTTGTATGATGTTGTAACTCAAAAGCTGTTTGCCTTACCGGAAGAGACTTTCGTGTATCCCGGTCATGACTATCAAGGACGAACAGTATCTACCATCGGAGAAGAAAAATCTTGGAACCCGCGTTTTGCCGGACGCAGCCGCAAGCAGTTTATTGAACTCATGAATAACCTGAATCTTCCCTATCCTAAGAAAATGTTGGCTGCTGTACCTGCAAATCAATTTTGTGGCAAAATTTCAATGTGGGACTACCAAATTTAA
- a CDS encoding class I SAM-dependent methyltransferase, whose translation MTNQTLGLEKNLYEYLLSVSVQEPEILTQLRQETAQHPMSQMQIAPEQGQFLALLVQLMNAKKTLDIGVFTGYSSLVVALALPPEGKVVACDVSEEYTAIARRYWQQAGVANKIELHIAPAIETLDRLRAQGETFDFAFIDADKSNYDNYYEQALQLVRPGGLIAIDNVLWSGRVADPQVQDNRTNYMRTFNEKLYRDSRVTISLVPIADGLTLALKKG comes from the coding sequence ATGACAAATCAAACACTTGGACTCGAAAAAAATCTGTATGAGTACTTATTATCAGTCTCCGTACAAGAACCAGAAATTTTAACACAACTGAGACAAGAAACAGCCCAGCACCCAATGAGCCAAATGCAAATTGCTCCAGAACAGGGACAGTTTCTCGCTTTACTGGTTCAGTTGATGAATGCAAAAAAAACATTAGATATAGGGGTATTTACTGGGTATAGTTCCCTAGTTGTTGCTCTAGCATTACCACCAGAAGGTAAAGTCGTGGCTTGTGATGTGAGTGAAGAGTATACAGCGATCGCACGTCGTTATTGGCAGCAAGCGGGTGTGGCAAATAAAATCGAGCTACATATAGCCCCAGCCATAGAGACATTAGATCGCTTGCGGGCGCAGGGAGAAACTTTTGATTTTGCCTTCATTGACGCAGACAAAAGTAACTATGACAATTACTACGAGCAAGCTTTACAGTTAGTGCGTCCCGGTGGGTTAATTGCCATTGATAATGTCTTGTGGTCGGGAAGAGTTGCAGATCCTCAAGTACAAGATAACAGAACAAATTATATGCGTACTTTTAATGAGAAATTGTATCGAGATTCAAGAGTCACAATTAGTTTAGTACCGATTGCTGATGGTTTAACTTTAGCACTGAAAAAAGGCTAA